The following are encoded in a window of Phaseolus vulgaris cultivar G19833 chromosome 3, P. vulgaris v2.0, whole genome shotgun sequence genomic DNA:
- the LOC137808287 gene encoding filament-like plant protein 7 produces MDQKTWLWRKKSSEKTIIAADNTDLTSKENEEVQALVADKEELVKDLKRLNNKLDSALSDCNAKNELANKQTKVAQEAMAGLKKAEAEVLSMKQDLDEALQQRIIYEERVAHLDGALKECMQQLRFVREEQEQRIHDAVMKASKEFEKERKVLEEQLSETSKRIAKAEIDNSHLNKSIFARENLIQDLKRQLTQAEADHSALMSRLECTEKDNTSLTYEVRVLEKELEIRNEEREFSRRSADASHKHQLESIKKIAKLESECQKLRLLVRKRLPGPAALAKMKSEVEMLGRDSFEIRRSKLSSTSLVVESSVDTSPETPIKRINTLTELLCAVEEENKVLKESLSRKMNELQFSRVMLSRTASKLLHLESQTEEPSKGHVTVEQHRSNLASQEFCLGSLSDAGSDDKASCAESWASALISELDHFRSGKQKEPLSCKSVGASDINLMDDFVEMEKLAVVSVEKAIQIPSASLNAVNDIKCFSETGTKESTPEGKEIIPVPDHMLSRTSQTTPEVVGMEIIPVSDHISDLSKSNKNTCSIDIFAGIVPGWLQDVVKMVLEQNHVTHKGPDDILHDIRVALRHVNNSDLCDFDSSRGSVHIDTQNPPQCIHCISCSDSSLVVNPSGGENNADILSIKRIESQSQEDLSKSIGKIIEIVERISLPAVDYDSSDPLHKGDRDILSYKNLGMPTGYMVRVFQWKTYELSKVIEQFLHVCYDLLSGKTDYGNFVKELTTALDWIMNHCFSLQDVSSMRDAIKKQFDWDETRSEGEIENELTSHLAEKDKLHLPRENLSSLPQVTTTYGHDLQNGEIYYNGKELANIKDKLISVESQKEVLERKLQSATDRIESLMNQIQESEKTIDSLRLEILSFKESNGNLENEIRNQKLITSNFDAQHTEAELKASHNKILALELELENKNSSCEELEAKCLELQLQLESMSKECSKHDIIDKDKPLRNDLEITAASEKLAECQETILNLGKQLKAMAAPKDASLFDSVVVTTQFNTMTNNAAPTMTTAANADPSPTHPKVIKVKNRSLLDQMLADDTAQVPKASDGNSNLIVPGVIEPLEKILVLNGVKGHEDRRSDNSLAIVPAKKSGSGSLWRKLLRRKKRSASMKASF; encoded by the exons ATGGATCAAAAAACGTGGCTTTGGAGGAAAAAATCCTCAGAAAAGACCATTATAGCAGCTGACAACACGGATCTCACTTCAAAAGAAAATGAGGAG GTACAGGCACTTGTAGCTGATAAAGAGGAATTAGTGAAGGACTTGAAAAGATTAAATAACAAGCTTGATTCAGCACTTTCTGACTGTAATGCAAAAAATGAGCTGGCgaacaaacaaacaaaagttGCACAAGAAGCAATGGCAG GTTTGAAGAAGGCAGAAGCTGAAGTGTTGTCTATGAAGCAAGATCTGGATGAAGCTTTGCAGCAGCGAATAATTTATGAAGAGAGGGTAGCTCATTTGGATGGAGCTCTCAAGGAATGTATGCAGCAGTTACGATTTGTTCGAGAAGAACAAGAGCAAAGGATTCATGATGCTGTGATGAAGGcttcaaaagaatttgaaaaagaGCGCAAAGTTTTGGAGGAGCAGTTATCCGAGACAAGTAAAAGGATTGCAAAAGCTGAGATTGATAATTCTCATCTTAATAAATCCATATTTGCAAGAGAAAATCTGATTCAAGATCTGAAAAGACAGTTGACTCAAGCTGAGGCAGATCATAGTGCACTCATGAGTAGATTAGAGTGCACTGAGAAAGATAATACCTCTCTGACATATGAGGTTCGTGTGCTTGAGAAGGAACTTGAGATCCGAAATGAGGAGAGGGAATTTAGTCGCCGGTCAGCTGATGCTTCTCACAAGCATCAGTTAgagagtataaaaaaaattgccaAGTTAGAATCAGAATGTCAGAAGCTGCGTCTTCTGGTTCGGAAGCGGTTACCAGGTCCTGCTGCCCTGGCAAAAATGAAAAGTGAAGTTGAAATGTTAGGACGGGATTCATTTGAAATAAGGAGGAGCAAATTGAGTTCAACCAGTTTAGTGGTTGAATCTTCAGTTGACACTTCTCCCGAGACTCCCATAAAAAGAATCAATACTTTGACCGAGCTGTTATGTGCTGTGGAAGAAGAAAACAAGGTTTTAAAAGAATCCCTCAGTAGGAAAATGAATGAGCTTCAATTCTCAAGAGTAATGCTTTCTCGCACAGCCTCCAAACTTTTGCATCTTGAGTCGCAGACTGAAGAACCATCTAAAGGCCATGTAACTGTGGAACAACATAGAAGTAACCTTGCATCACAGGAGTTCTGTTTGGGTTCATTGTCTGATGCTGGCAGTGATGACAAGGCTAGCTGTGCGGAGTCCTGGGCTTCTGCATTGATTTCAGAATTAGATCACTTTAGAAGTGGAAAGCAAAAGGAACCATTGTCTTGCAAAAGTGTTGGAGCTTCAGACATAAATCTTATGGATGACTTTGTTGAAATGGAAAAATTAGCAGTGGTCTCTGTTGAAAAAGCCATTCAAATTCCATCTGCTTCCTTGAATGCTGTTAATGATATCAAGTGCTTCTCAGAGACGGGGACAAAGGAGAGCACTCCTGAAGGTAAGGAGATCATTCCAGTGCCTGATCACATGTTGTCCAGGACAAGCCAGACCACCCCGGAAGTAGTAGGTATGGAAATCATTCCAGTGTCTGATCACATTTCAGACCTCTCAAAGTCAAATAAGAACACTTGTTCCATTGACATATTTGCGGGCATTGTTCCTGGTTGGCTTCAGGATGTAGTAAAAATGGTCCTGGAACAAAACCATGTTACTCACAAAGGCCCTGATGATATACTTCATGATATTAGAGTAGCTTTGAGGCATGTGAACAATTCTGATCTGTGTGACTTTGATTCAAGCAGAGGCTCGGTTCATATTGACACACAAAATCCTCCCCAATGTATTCATTGCATCTCATGTTCAGatagttctttggtggttaaTCCATCCGGTGGTGAAAATAATGCTGACATCTTGTCAATAAAGAGAATCGAATCACAATCTCAGGAAGATCTGAGTAAATCAATTGGAAAGATAATTGAAATTGTTGAAAGAATCAGCCTGCCAGCTGTGGATTATGATAGTTCAGATCCCTTGCACAAAGGAGACAGGGATATTCTTTCCTACAAGAATCTAGGAATGCCAACAGGCTACATGGTTCGTGTTTTCCAGTGGAAAACATATGAACTCAGTAAAGTTATAGAGCAATTTCTACATGTGTGTTATGATTTACTGAGTGGCAAGACTGATTATGGAAATTTTGTGAAAGAACTAACAACAGCACTTGATTGGATTATGAACCACTGCTTTTCACTTCAGGATGTTTCTAGTATGAGGGATGCTATCAAGAAACAATTTGATTGGGATGAGACACGGAGTGAAGGTGAAATAGAGAATGAGCTGACAAGTCATTTGGCAGAGAAAGATAAGTTGCATCTTCCCAGAGAAAACTTGTCATCTTTGCCTCAAGTAACTACTACATATGGTCATGATCTTCAGAATGGAGAGATATATTATAATGGGAAAGAACTTGCaaatattaaagataaattaaTCAGTGTTGAATCTCAAAAGGAAGTCTTGGAAAGGAAGCTTCAATCAGCTACTGATAGGATTGAATCCTTAATGAATCAAATCCAGGAATCAGAGAAAACTATTGACAGCTTGAGATTGGAGATACTATCCTTTAAAGAATCCAACGGAAATCTTGAGAATGAAATAAGAAATCAGAAACTGATAACTTCAAATTTCGATGCACAGCATACAGAAGCAGAATTAAAAGCGTCTCATAACAAGATTTTGGCTTTAGAATTGGAACTGGAGAATAAGAACAGCAGTTGTGAAGAATTAGAGGCCAAATGTCTTGAATTGCAGCTCCAGCTTGAAAG CATGTCAAAGGAGTGCTCAAAACATGATATTATTGACAAAGATAAGCCACTGCGTAAT GATTTGGAGATAACAGCGGCTTCAGAAAAGTTGGCAGAGTGTCAAGAAACTATCCTTAATCTTGGAAAGCAGTTGAAAGCAATGGCTGCACCAAAGGATGCATCTCTTTTTGACAGTGTTGTTGTTACCACCCAATTTAATACAATGACCAATAATGCAGCCCCCACCATGACCACCGCAGCTAATGCAGATCCAAGTCCTACTCATCCAAAGGTCATAAAAGTGAAAAATCGATCTCTACTTGATCAGATGCTAGCTGATGATACAGCCCAAGTTCCCAAAGCAAGTGATGGCAACTCCAACCTCATCGTTCCTGGCGTTATAGAGCCCCTAGAAAAGATTTTAGTTTTGAACGGTGTTAAGGGTCATGAAGACAGAAGGAGTGATAATTCTTTGGCCATTGTACCTGCTAAGAAATCAGGAAGTGGAAGTTTGTGGAGAAAGTTATTgaggagaaagaagagaagtgCCAGCATGAAAGCATCCTTCTAG